The Panthera tigris isolate Pti1 chromosome F3, P.tigris_Pti1_mat1.1, whole genome shotgun sequence genome includes a window with the following:
- the LOC122235897 gene encoding ankyrin repeat domain-containing protein 26-like isoform X1, with protein sequence MKRIWGFGREKGMSPLGSASGLQRQGRGVGQKNNGIDNLLLGYHVQDRDLRKIHKAACVGNAAQVQQILFFAENGVDDRDKMNRTALHLACANGHPEVVTLLLERKCHLNLCDHENRTALMKAVQCQEEKCVNILLENGAYPNIRDVSGNTALHYAAFGDNISIIEKLLLYNVNTEARNKDNITPLLVAVNENKQQIVEVLVEKAANIHTEDKLKRGSSFLFNLSMVLEW encoded by the exons ATGAAGAGGATTTGGGGGTtcgggagggagaagggcatgtCGCCCTTGGGCTCCGCTTCTGGCTtgcagaggcagggcaggggcgttGGGCAGAAGAACAATGGAATTGACAACTTGCTGCTGGGTTACCATGTCCAAGACAGAGATCTCAGAAAGATCCACAAGGCTGCCTGTGTGGGCAACGCAGCGCAAGTGCAGCAGATTCTGTTCTTCGCGGAAAATGGCGTGGATGATAGAGACAAGATGAACAG GACTGCTCTCCATTTGGCCTGTGCCAATGGCCATCCAGAAGTGGTGACCCTCCTACTAGAGAGGAAATGTCATCTTAACCTCTGTGATCATGAAAACAGGACAGCTCTCATGAAG GCCGTACAGTGCCAGGAAGAGAAATGTGTAAACATACTATTGGAAAATGGTGCCTATCCAAATATTAGGGATGTGAGTGGCAACACTGCTCTCCACTATGCGGCCTTTGGTGATAATATATCCATAATAGAGAAGCTGCTGCTATATAATGTGAATACTGAAGCAAGAAATAAG GATAACATCACACCACTTCTAGTTGccgtaaatgaaaacaaacagcaaatagtggaagttttagtAGAAAAGGCAGCAAATATACATACAGAGGATAAATTAAAAAGGGGCAGtagttttcttttcaaccttAGTATGGTTCTAGAGTGGTAA
- the LOC122235897 gene encoding ankyrin repeat domain-containing protein 26-like isoform X2: MKRIWGFGREKGMSPLGSASGLQRQGRGVGQKNNGIDNLLLGYHVQDRDLRKIHKAACVGNAAQVQQILFFAENGVDDRDKMNRTALHLACANGHPEVVTLLLERKCHLNLCDHENRTALMKAVQCQEEKCVNILLENGAYPNIRDVSGNTALHYAAFGDNISIIEKLLLYNVNTEARNKEQIKVLRKTL; this comes from the exons ATGAAGAGGATTTGGGGGTtcgggagggagaagggcatgtCGCCCTTGGGCTCCGCTTCTGGCTtgcagaggcagggcaggggcgttGGGCAGAAGAACAATGGAATTGACAACTTGCTGCTGGGTTACCATGTCCAAGACAGAGATCTCAGAAAGATCCACAAGGCTGCCTGTGTGGGCAACGCAGCGCAAGTGCAGCAGATTCTGTTCTTCGCGGAAAATGGCGTGGATGATAGAGACAAGATGAACAG GACTGCTCTCCATTTGGCCTGTGCCAATGGCCATCCAGAAGTGGTGACCCTCCTACTAGAGAGGAAATGTCATCTTAACCTCTGTGATCATGAAAACAGGACAGCTCTCATGAAG GCCGTACAGTGCCAGGAAGAGAAATGTGTAAACATACTATTGGAAAATGGTGCCTATCCAAATATTAGGGATGTGAGTGGCAACACTGCTCTCCACTATGCGGCCTTTGGTGATAATATATCCATAATAGAGAAGCTGCTGCTATATAATGTGAATACTGAAGCAAGAAATAAG GAGCAGATAAAAGTACTGAGGAAGACTCTATAA
- the LOC122235897 gene encoding ankyrin repeat domain-containing protein 26-like isoform X3 — protein sequence MKRIWGFGREKGMSPLGSASGLQRQGRGVGQKNNGIDNLLLGYHVQDRDLRKIHKAACVGNAAQVQQILFFAENGVDDRDKMNRTALHLACANGHPEVVTLLLERKCHLNLCDHENRTALMKDNITPLLVAVNENKQQIVEVLVEKAANIHTEDKLKRGSSFLFNLSMVLEW from the exons ATGAAGAGGATTTGGGGGTtcgggagggagaagggcatgtCGCCCTTGGGCTCCGCTTCTGGCTtgcagaggcagggcaggggcgttGGGCAGAAGAACAATGGAATTGACAACTTGCTGCTGGGTTACCATGTCCAAGACAGAGATCTCAGAAAGATCCACAAGGCTGCCTGTGTGGGCAACGCAGCGCAAGTGCAGCAGATTCTGTTCTTCGCGGAAAATGGCGTGGATGATAGAGACAAGATGAACAG GACTGCTCTCCATTTGGCCTGTGCCAATGGCCATCCAGAAGTGGTGACCCTCCTACTAGAGAGGAAATGTCATCTTAACCTCTGTGATCATGAAAACAGGACAGCTCTCATGAAG GATAACATCACACCACTTCTAGTTGccgtaaatgaaaacaaacagcaaatagtggaagttttagtAGAAAAGGCAGCAAATATACATACAGAGGATAAATTAAAAAGGGGCAGtagttttcttttcaaccttAGTATGGTTCTAGAGTGGTAA